GCCGCTGCTCAAGAAGATGGTCCAGGCGGGTCTGCTGGGCCGCAAGAGCGGGCAGGGGTTCTACAAGTACGACGAGAAGGGGAACAAGATCGGCTAGTAGCTCGTGGCAAGTGGCTTGTGGAAGCGGCCGGCTGCCTGCAGCCGGCCGCCGGCTTTTGCATTATTTGCGGCGCAGCTTAGAGCTGCGCCGGGATGTGGGGTGTAGGGAGCAGGAAGCAGGGAAAGCAAGCTCCATGTCTTATGTGCCGTACTCAAACCCGTTCGCGCGCTTTCAAAAACACAACCTACTTCCCACACCCCACTTCCTACATCCTGCTTTCTGACTGCAGTCCACAGGCCAGCCCCGCTACCACGTACCACGTACTACGTACTACGCACCACGTACCACGTACCGACTAGACCATCACCGGCTCCTCGTAGACCCCGTAGACCTCGCGCAGCACGTCCATCATCTCGCCCAGGGTGGCGTAGGCGAGGGCGGCCTCGACGAAGTGGGGCATGGTGTTCCGGCCACCTGCGGCGGCCTGGCGCAACCCCTCGAGCGCCTGTTCAACGCGTTCGGGGTCGCGTTCGCGGCGCACCCGAGCCAGCCGCTCGGCCTGGATGCGTTCGATCTCGGGGTCGATCTCCTGGATCGGCACCTCGATCTCCTTCTCGTCCTGGAAGGCGTTGACCCCCACGATGATGCGCTCGCCCGACTCGACCTCCTGCTGGAAGCGGTAGGAGGCGTCGCCGATCTCGCGCAGGAAGTAGCCCTGCTCGATGCCGCGGACCACCCCGCCCAAGCGCCGGATCTCCTCGATGTAGCGCATGGCCTCGGCCTCGATCTTGTCGGTCAGCCACTCCACGTAGTAGCTGCCGGCGAGCGGGTCGATGGTGTGGGTCACCCCCGACTCGTAGGCGATGATCTGCTGCTGCCGCAGCGCCAGCGTGGCCGCCTCTTCGGTGGGCAGGGCCAGGGCCTCGTCGTAGGCGTCGGTGTGGAGGCTGTTGGTGCCGCCAAGGACCGCCGCCAGCGCCTGGATGGCCACGCGGGTGAGGTTGTTGAGCGGCTGCTGGGCGGTGAGGCTGACCCCGGCGGTCTGGGCGTGGGTGCGCAGCATCCAGCTGCGCGGGTCCTTTGCGCCGTAGCGCTCGCGCATCTGGGTGGCCCAGATGCGACGGGCGGCGCGGAACTTGGCGATCTCCTCGAAGAAGTCGTTGTGGACGTCGAAGAAGAAGCTGATGCGGGGGGCGAAGGCGTCGACGTCCAGGCCGCGCTCGAGCGCCTTTTCCACGTACTCGAAGCCGTCGGCCAGGGTGAAGGCCAGCTCCTGGACCGCGGTCGCCCCGGCCTCCCGGATGTGATAGCCCGAGACCGAGATGAAGTTCCAGCGGGGTACGTTCTCGGGCCCCCACTCGAAGGTGTCGATCACCAGCTTGACGCTGGGCTCGGGCGGGAAGATGAACTCCTTCTGGGCAATGAACTCCTTGAGGATGTCGTTCTGGATCGTGCCGCCGAGCTTCTTCCAGTCGTAGCCCTTCTTCTTGGCGAGCGCCAGGTACATCGCCCAGATGGCGTTGGCGGGTGAGTTGATCGTCATCGAGGTGGTGACCTCTTCGAGGTTGATGCCGTCGAAGAGGATCTC
This genomic stretch from Oceanithermus profundus DSM 14977 harbors:
- a CDS encoding acyl-CoA mutase large subunit family protein, which codes for MRPKHAWMRETYQKSTERVPERPVAHRTLSNIAPDPIYTPEDVQGFDYDEKLGYPGEYPYTRGVYGSMYRSKLWTMRMFAGFGTAEQTNERFKKLLAAGQMGLSTAFDLPTLMGYDSDHPLSAGEVGKCGVAVSSLADMEILFDGINLEEVTTSMTINSPANAIWAMYLALAKKKGYDWKKLGGTIQNDILKEFIAQKEFIFPPEPSVKLVIDTFEWGPENVPRWNFISVSGYHIREAGATAVQELAFTLADGFEYVEKALERGLDVDAFAPRISFFFDVHNDFFEEIAKFRAARRIWATQMRERYGAKDPRSWMLRTHAQTAGVSLTAQQPLNNLTRVAIQALAAVLGGTNSLHTDAYDEALALPTEEAATLALRQQQIIAYESGVTHTIDPLAGSYYVEWLTDKIEAEAMRYIEEIRRLGGVVRGIEQGYFLREIGDASYRFQQEVESGERIIVGVNAFQDEKEIEVPIQEIDPEIERIQAERLARVRRERDPERVEQALEGLRQAAAGGRNTMPHFVEAALAYATLGEMMDVLREVYGVYEEPVMV